TCTTGCCGGCAGATCGACTCAGGATTCTTGGCGTGTCGGCGATTTTTTGCTGCATCCGAGTCAATCGCTCCTTGTTGACTTGCCAGATTTTGACGACGTGTTCATCCTTTCGGTCGTCTTCGATGGGATTGTCGCCCATACCCACGAATTCTGGGAAAGCTGGAATTCAGACAATCATTCGACAGAGAATAGGATAGTAGTTGTCTGGTGGTGGAAAGTTCAGAAATTTCTGGGCGAGACTCAAAATTCAgataaatttgttgaataCGTAATTAATGTTTTACAATATGtcaaaagtattaataaataattatttaaaatcaaaattaatgtcCAATATTTTCAACTATATGTATGACGTGTTTGTATAATCATAGACCACTACTCTGCTTACTTATATTGTTGCAATTTATGGCCTACGGAATGATGACTGAAAAACTCAGTCGCTGTCAGAGAGAAAGGTACAGTAGCTCTGCAAGCATTATTATTAGGGATATTCACTCGTTCCTTCAagtttactataattatatataaattctttatacatatattgtttgtatgtaataaataaatttttttattaattaaaatttatttaaattattgatattaataaaaaatataaatatttatatctaacgAAGACCGgatttttgtgttgtattttataaaatgcatGTAGCGGTTCTTTggcctattttttttaacataagaaatttttaattaaattttaaaaatataaggggtattatgcaatttatctttttctaaatcataaaaaatctatatataattacatatatcaAAGAGGAGAATGGTCTGCACTTACAACGTATGACCAAAGGacacttgcatttttcccttttcaagATTCCCTCATTATTTCATTGTGTTTGCATTCTTTGTGTGGGTATTTCTAACAGTTACAAATAAGTTtctataacttttttattcaaaatatgttgaaaaaaaaattataattttacatttttcatttaagaATTATATCAACTAAGTACCATAAGTTGTATAATTTTGCGTGCGCATCAATTTGTACatgaaatagtaaaaaatattatgttgaGATTGAGTGTTTCCGACCGCTTTAAAAAAgcgtttttcaatttttttgactctcaaaaaatattttttaagtgtttGTGATGCTAACTTCTACTTCTAAAATGACtaagaaaaagtatttttaggTTAGCTAGAAGCAGTTTGGAGGTTCTTCTAGCTGTTTTAgctttttgtaaataaatcaaacttcattttttactACTCTaccattattataataatcttaatttaacTTAacgtttttaatttatttttaaaaatatatatttaaagttgatattggagttttcaaataatttgaataatttagtaataattaaaatttacacttttaaatatttaatgttctaaaagttttatattttatttgctatatcatctaattatattatttcgttcatatattattatttgattaattaataaaataatatctttttgtGCAATCatacaagtttaattattgtgtatgaatcaatatttatattacttagtgggagcattattaaattaaacatattttttaaaaaataaaaataaaatatgctaatgaaaataaaatttattaatttttctagaaaaaataattattattaacaaacaacaagtgaaataataaacgaaaaatagtatctttttaACACATGCAcaaaacattctttaattaattaagtttattttataagtaattttttttcaaatacaattcaatttaatttttttctgcttcttactttttttcacaataatattcacttttaattttactacaactttcaactttatgtcgaaaattacttttttgaaaataattttttttgcaaacagtcgataaaatccaaaatgggAAATGTGGAGCTACATAATTGGATATTCCCATCAAATCATTTCCAATAATTGGTCTTTAGCCTGCCCTAGACCACCTGTCATATCTAGTCATTTCCTTAGGTGTAACTAAAAACTATATTATCATTGGCATAATGCAACAAATTGTGttacaatcaattatatatacacaaataacaactaattatttttttttgttttttaatatgtttaaataaattgtgaaaaaCATTACCTCATAAGCAgtgatattattatagttctttcttatttattgggttaaaatatttacgaCAAATTAGAATATTGTTATTCATAATGAGTAAAATATGCATTAAATCTCTCGACTACAAcgaaaatatacaaaataaatcacCTACATAACCACATCGAAAGGCCCTTACCGTCAGAACCACATTGGAAGGCCCCGGTAATAGCCCCGATACTTAAGTTAAGTAGATCaagtaaaaaaagaatgaatcaAGACTGTAACAATGATCGGGTAGAAAAACTTATACCTGGAGCATGGAGGTCGACTATTATAGCTTTTGTCCAATTGTACGATTCCACGTAAACCACATACACAAAAAATGATGGAATGACTGTAAGAGGTTCATACATATTAGGGTTTAGAGGTATCAGAACTAGGTCGTAAAGACtctaaatcaataaaatggatttaaaaattatatgaagatCTAAGATGAGCTAGGGTTGGATTTGAATGCGACATTCATAAGATTACCCTACATcatctgtatatatatagcacaATGTAAAgcaaaatgaacaaaatagtTGTATGTTAaccatatatgtatattgtaCATAAAGTTATCCGATCATGAATTATTGTtgaaatagtataattaagccctcacaacaaaaaaaaattatcgattCGAGTTGCATAAACGTggttatctatttattttagtaattcattatttttatggtTTCATTTAATTGTAgtctataatttaaagttatccaaatatttacttatgttttatatttgaatgtaTTGAAATGTGTagcaaattatattcattataaaaaaaaaaaatagcaagtCATCTTAGGATGTTATTATTGCAGGCTAGACAATAGTGGAGGTAAGTTTTGGCATTATAAATTAAtggggtttaatgcaatttattcccgtgatattataaatgaaaaagttatttttttataaaaaaaaatagtaatttactcttCTATGTCTTTAAAGTAAAGcaatagggggtaaattattttatttaaaaaaattttttttggaaggGTAATTTGTACATTTACAAATCATAtgagagtaaattgcattttttccttttttcctaaattaatGACTACTGCCAATAACATGCAAACACATACTAAACTCCACCAACATTAATATAAGTAATCATCCAATAATGAAGTATGAAAAGTCACATCATTATGGAGGTCTCATGACAACCACCGTTACTACTCTAATCTGCCAACTGTTTTTGCTTTTGCATAACCCCAAATTGATTGGATCTCATGCATATATCCAAATTTCCAGACTAGGGCAAGTAAAAATTTAGGGCACGTTCACTTTTGTTCCGAACCTACAAGGAAAATTGTgttgattaatttatcattagtCAATTATGTTCACTAAAATGATGTACGGGATGTTTGATCAATTTTACTATTCAAAATTACagtagattatatatataattgtctaattatttaaaaattagtatctttttgttcaattcacttgtaaaaatataattttgtatcatGGTAAATTACCATGACGCAAAGAAAAATACCGtggttaatataaattaattatgattttgcaATGGTCGTTAATCCATTTTTTCACATATACCTGAAAAcgtatataaattatttttttaaaacacttAGTGAAATGTAATACGAGATTCAAAACTAATTTACCCTCAAATATTTGAATCGAATCCATCCTCAAATTGGACCAAATAAACCAAACAATTGTACAAGAATCACGAGCATTCTATGTCTACATACTCGAGTTCCTGCCGTTGTTCATCCATGTAAAACAACTCTTCCGACAGTTCTTTCACCAGTAACTCAAAGATCCCTACCTCGACTTCTGCTACTTTCTCTTCTGCCTGCTCCCGAAAATTTTTCCATGCATCCATTTCTCTCTTGAAATCCAACTCCACCATAGTGCCAATCGAATCAATTTCAACTTCTTTCGATGGATGCAACCTGTTGCAGATTCTTCTCAATATCTCTTCTTTAGTGCACAAGCaaattattttgctttctctAGAATTATGTTGAAGGCTAGACGGGCTAAATGCTTCGTTTACGTATGTGTCTAAATCTTGTTTTCTGTAGGGTGACAAAGGCTTGTCCTCATCGGACTCTACGCTCTCTCCTTGGAGGTATTCATTGTCTGAATCTTCCAGCAATTTCCTCTCGAGTTCAATTGGATCCAATTCTGCCAGTTGTTCAAATCTTCGAAGCCTGTATAAGAGTTGCTCTTTTGCTCCTGCATGTTTAGTACAAGAAAAAAGCACGATCACAATCGAAACTGTTGCAAATTCGTGGCTGAGGATGTCCAATTTGAAGGACTTAGtaattgaaaagaaacaatGAATCCATAATGAAAAGTAACACACTTCACTATCGTACTGCAATTAGTATTTCAGACCACCAGACAAATCACTAAGGAAAAGGGGTTCTGAGAATGATTTGAGGTCCCACGAAATACAAGCGTGTCATGAGATGATATCCGGTAACGACGAATGGCCAAAGGGATATTAATTAAGATCCCCACCAACATAATACCAACGGTAGAATCCAGATCATTTTCCAACTTCAATAATGGcaacaatcaagaaaagttTCCAGCACCTCATTGTGGGccattttcaagttattaaCATCTAATCTTCTCAGCTTTGTGAAGACAAAATGAGGTCACATTTGATCGGACCTGAGGTCATAAGTTGTAGTAACAGTACTAGGAAAGGTACAGCCACATGCATTAGATCTTAGAAACAATTAAACATATCAAATCAGACCAATTGACTTTGATAGAACCTCTCCAACATATAGATGAAAACGACCGAGCAACAAACGATCTACACAGCATGATTGATCATATAGCATCTGATGCAACAtgcttaataaaaattaatataattgaacaaaatttgTAAAAGTTTGTTACGTACTTTGTACATTTGCGTAACTGGACTCGAGATCATAATCATCGTCATCGTAGTCTTCTGCTTCTGCTTCTCCACTTACATGGTCATCATCTTCAAAGAAAGGGTCTAATACGGATACTGGACTACATTGTTCCTTCTCCTCTTCTACTCCTTGTACATTGTCCGAATTTCTGGTTTCGTAATTTCCATTCTCCTATTAAGGTTAAGATATTCATGTcagaataatattataaaagttgTGACCATTCACACGAATGACAAAAACTGACTGCTGACAATCTCTCCCAGAGGTGAAAACAGAGGATCACTAACATGGAATTCGAATGTGGAGGTAGTATTAGAATCCAACGAGGAAAATGTAATCAAGATTGTCGTTTTCTGGGAAAATTATATGAGGTGAGACATGTAATTAGAGAAATATTTTGGTGGCAGAGGCGTGATCTGATCGCAAGTACAGTATTTAAACAAACAGACAGGTGCtgacaagaaaaaaacaaaagagggAATGGATTGATCTGTAAATTTGGTGGATTACTGATAATTTTGAGGCTAATATTCGAGGTTGGAATGGAGATTTCAAGTCGACATTCCGGCCACCGAATCAGACCAAGGAGATTGTATACCGACAGCACAAGCGTCACAAACGTAATACATATTCATCTGTGTCGTAAGTTCAGCTGTCTATATTTGAATTCTTCGCGGTCTTGAATTAGcatgaatcaaaattaaataaacaaaatatgattttcatttaaaaaagattattaagAAACTCGAATTATCAAGAGAACACAAACCTGCTTTACGTGGCGACTGGGAGAAGGCGCCGGAGAAGAGAAATCCGGCGTGCGGCGGCCGGAGGACGAGGCGCTTCTGTGAAGAGAAAATCTAAACGGGCTGATAGGGCTCGAGCAAAAGCGCTCTTCGCCTAACCCAAACTCGTCATTAATCTCATCAAATTCCTCATGAAGACGCCTGAAAGTGCTGGTGGAGGCCTCCTCCAAATCCCCTCTGCTCAAACTACCACTACTGCAAGAACACGAAATCCTCGTATTCCCCGGCGACGTCTCACTCTCTTTTAGCTCATGATTGCTCAAAACATTCATCCCGTTATCCACAAGAGCACGCTTTCTGTTCTTACTCCGATCTCTCAGTCTCTTCAGAAAGGACCCAAACAACCCAAACCCGACGTTCTTAATCTGACCTCGGGCCTTCGACTGCTGCTGCTTCTGGATTCTCATAGCCGCTTCAACTAGGAGTGCGGCAGTCCCGGACGGCACGTGGAGGAAAACAGCACCGGCAGGAGACTTACAGGGGCTAATCGCCGGCGACGGAAAATCAAGAAACGGCGATTTCCTGACGTCCGGGGACGACAAAAAACAGGAATGTCTGCGGAGATTTCTGGGCTTTGTAGAGGTAATGGGCTTGCGATTCTTGACTTGTAAAGCGGTTGTTGGAGAAGATTTCTTCAACTGAGAGCGCCTTTCCGCGATATAGCTCTTCAAGTGAAAAGGCTCCTGATCTTCCTTGAGGAGCTCATGCAACAACTGTTTGTGAGCCATCATCACGAATGCAAAGAAAATCAGTATCGGACGATTGAAATGATGGGTTTATAAAGGTAGGAGAAAAAGGGAAGAGAAAGTTACGGAGAAGGGGAAATTTGAAAGTGGGGAAGAGCAAACAGTAATGGCGAAGACAAAGACTCAGAATGTGTTGGTAGATTTTGCTGCTGATTCAAATCCGGGGTTCGCAACATCGAGGCAAACTGTGCTTCtaatctaattattaatacatttaattagatttcatcatacacaattaattaataattacattacaaaTTGATTAAGTTAGTctttaaacttataattaattatagacaaaattatatttttgatttcGTAACTGCAAATCGTTCACCACTTTTGATTCCATGACTTACTCCATTTATACATTTGGttttaaacattttttatttagttttttttaaccAATTTAGCCGtacattgataattttatactaacgacatgataaaaaataaaatttactctAATGTGAATGAtttcaaaattgtcaatacgagactaaaatgatcaaatatgaaatattcataattaaatttgtaaatagaataaattacaatataaaaaatactaacaacATATACTTAtaagatacaaaaatattttaccttaACTAAAATCTATActcttttataattgaaaattactatttcttgtcttttattaatttgacttGTCAAGTTTCTTCCTTTCAATTTTCACGTGTCCATTTTAATAACTtttcatttcttatttttttattttttttaaattatgcacaCGCAATTTAATATgtcacatatataaattatatatatatatatattatcgtattattctatttaaaatataattgatcaatGTTAAAGTAATAGTTCAAATAGGACAGACAACATCTTCTCGCAAGGTCAGTTGTAGGATTGGAAcaatttatatacaatttcatTTACAATAATAGACTTATAACTTAATTGtaataagtatttttggtATAGTTTGTATCTCATTGGGTTATGGTGACAAACTTACCCTTTCAACTactaattacaattaaaattgaatatttcatAACAGTTAGAGACTCTTAATCATCCCATCCTCACttttaaccaaaaataaattaatagtaattcaatcatacaataaa
This DNA window, taken from Sesamum indicum cultivar Zhongzhi No. 13 unplaced genomic scaffold, S_indicum_v1.0 scaffold00165, whole genome shotgun sequence, encodes the following:
- the LOC105179540 gene encoding uncharacterized protein LOC105179540 yields the protein MMAHKQLLHELLKEDQEPFHLKSYIAERRSQLKKSSPTTALQVKNRKPITSTKPRNLRRHSCFLSSPDVRKSPFLDFPSPAISPCKSPAGAVFLHVPSGTAALLVEAAMRIQKQQQSKARGQIKNVGFGLFGSFLKRLRDRSKNRKRALVDNGMNVLSNHELKESETSPGNTRISCSCSSGSLSRGDLEEASTSTFRRLHEEFDEINDEFGLGEERFCSSPISPFRFSLHRSASSSGRRTPDFSSPAPSPSRHVKQENGNYETRNSDNVQGVEEEKEQCSPVSVLDPFFEDDDHVSGEAEAEDYDDDDYDLESSYANVQRAKEQLLYRLRRFEQLAELDPIELERKLLEDSDNEYLQGESVESDEDKPLSPYRKQDLDTYVNEAFSPSSLQHNSRESKIICLCTKEEILRRICNRLHPSKEVEIDSIGTMVELDFKREMDAWKNFREQAEEKVAEVEVGIFELLVKELSEELFYMDEQRQELEYVDIECS